A single genomic interval of Anopheles marshallii chromosome 2, idAnoMarsDA_429_01, whole genome shotgun sequence harbors:
- the LOC128719696 gene encoding zinc finger protein 883-like — translation MSTLDTNLEPKTLLYDSKVCRLCGERNENGRPLFRASDANGECEVSRLINQFLPVKVHNDGVLPRWICPGCHIQLESTAQFFEMINKGQQQISAMKERQQSVLGKSGSVRMDDVGQLCDIMDPEKWNELFEKPGLINTDKESLLVPLELFELEELFKPIDTHPPKPPPTEDLQKEVDNFTQPEGAIESEKIDEKDWIVKSEVTATNRGRVIGYVHHNHTKTDIGNLVLVEDAVGKKKISAKFVCDICSESFAREPRYLKHRKTHSILFECSVCLLKFGSNGKLLVHQQQTLHIGNGMVEGLQLPEDSGSRRKGESLRVSGGTKWASETPKKNDNVYACDSCDNTFAGLNNVLEHEESVHAHDNHSFVCIECGKAFREKNLLHRHRQTHAQDRVHRCTVCEAAFKTRSTLTKHARSHENTKRYQCTICQQQFAYKSGFDKHLDWHNGVKRYECEHCSKRFSQRGNLKEHQRIHSGDKPFQCDVCEARFGTSSQHRVHVKRHENVRPYECEMCDKTFVLRENYNTHLRRHRNEKPFACGDCPRTFVERWALTKHVRTHTQEKPYSCKHCGKSFSDPSNLSRHVSSVHEKKLKDKADAMEQEIVGGTSIKVDADGMLYDVTGGEGANEIDSLGEDGMLTLDEAMYMEEH, via the exons ATGTCCACACTGGACACAAATTTAGAACCGAAAACGTTACTTTATGACTCGAAAGTGTGCCGTCTGTGTGGTGAAAGGAACGAAAATGGACGTCCATTGTTTCGAGCAAGTGACGCGAATGGTGAATGCGAAGTCAGCAGGCTGATCAATCAGTTTTTGCCGGTAAAG GTCCACAATGATGGTGTTTTGCCACGATGGATTTGTCCCGGGTGTCACATTCAGCTCGAATCAACGGCACAATTCTTTGAGATGATTAATAAAGGCCAGCAACAGATATCGGCCATGAAGGAAAGGCAGCAATCAGTGCTCGGGAAGAGTGGCAGTGTGCGAATGGATGATGTCGGTCAGCTTTGCGACATTATGGATCCGGAGAAGTGGAACGAGCTGTTTGAGAAACCGGGATTGATTAATACCGATAAGGAGAGCTTACTCGTGCCGCTGGAGCTGTTCGAATTGGAAGAATTGTTCAAACCGATCgacacccacccaccaaaaccaccaccaacagaaGACTTACAAAAGGAAGTGGACAACTTTACCCAACCAGAAGGCGCTATTGAGTCGGAGAAAATCGATGAAAAAGATTGGATCGTAAAATCGGAAGTAACAGCCACGAACCGTGGCCGTGTGATTGGATATGTCCATCACAACCACACCAAAACGGATATCGGCAACCTGGTACTGGTAGAGGATGCTgtagggaagaaaaaaatcagtgCAAAGTTTGTGTGCGACATTTGTAGCGAAAGTTTTGCCCGAGAGCCACGCTACCTGAAGCATCGGAAAACGCACAGCATCCTGTTCGAGTGTTCCGTGTGTCTACTGAAGTTCGGTTCGAATGGAAAGCTTCTGGTGCACCAGCAACAAACTCTGCACATTGGAAATGGTATGGTAGAAGGTTTACAGCTACCGGAGGACAGTGGCTCGAGGCGAAAAGGAGAGAGCTTACGGGTATCTGGTGGGACGAAATGGGCAAGCGAAACACCGAAGAAGAATGATAATGTATATGCGTGTGATAGTTGCGATAACACTTTTGCCGGTTTGAACAACGTGCTGGAGCATGAGGAATCGGTACACGCCCACGATAACCATTCGTTCGTGTGTATCGAATGTGGAAAAGCGTTCCGGGAGAAGAATCTACTGCACCGGCATCGCCAAACACACGCGCAAGATCGTGTCCACCGGTGTACGGTGTGTGAAGCGGCCTTTAAAACCCGATCCACTCTTACCAAACATGCCCGTTCGCACGAGAACACGAAGCGCTACCAGTGTACGATCTGCCAACAGCAGTTCGCTTACAAGTCTGGTTTCGATAAGCACCTGGACTGGCATAATGGGGTGAAACGGTACGAGTGTGAGCATTGCTCGAAACGGTTCTCCCAGCGGGGAAATCTGAAAGAACACCAGCGTATTCATTCCGGCGATAAACCGTTCCAGTGTGACGTTTGTGAGGCTCGGTTTGGGACAAGCTCGCAGCACCGGGTCCACGTCAAACGGCACGAAAATGTCCGCCCGTACGAATGTGAAATGTGCGATAAAACGTTCGTTTTGCGCGAGAACTACAACACCCATCTCCGGCGACACCGGAATGAGAAACCGTTCGCTTGCGGTGACTGTCCGCGCACGTTCGTCGAGCGATGGGCACTGACGAAACACGTGCGGACGCACACACAGGAGAAACCGTACAGTTGTAAACATTGCGGCAAATCATTTTCCGACCCGTCGAATCTTTCACGGCACGTGAGCTCGGTGCACGAGAAGAAGCTCAAGGATAAAGCGGACGCAATGGAACAGGAGATCGTTGGTGGTACAAGCATTAAGGTTGATGCGGACGGGATGCTTTATGATGTAACCGGCGGTGAAGGTGCGAACGAAATCGATTCCCTTGGCGAGGACGGAATGCTTACGCTGGATGAAGCAATGTACATGGAAGAGCATTAG
- the LOC128718786 gene encoding calcium channel flower yields the protein MLDGRQPGSLIENSFAERLTTLMARPGQDNVPRDDVPWHLKYGGRAAGIVGGFFAVLFGLYNCIGILLGDVGCLVGGILQILAGFVVLAIEAPCCFIFIDFVQQTAEKADQRPYWNRAALYCIIAIPPVILCLGLGSLFGCGLIFVTGMLYGMMALGKKASLEDMRAAATTSAAASSSAEQGNGMSSVDVVGGGGSSTTTKQNSTLVYNVQPISYSAPPPYDSVA from the exons ATGTTGGATGGTCGGCAGCCAGGCTCActcattgaaaat TCGTTCGCGGAAAGATTAACCACCCTTATGGCCCGTCCCGGCCAGGACAATGTGCCGCGGGATGATGTACCGTGGCATCTGAAGTACGGTGGACGAGCGGCGGGAATCGTCGGTGGATTCT TTGCCGTCCTGTTCGGGCTGTACAACTGCATCGGAATACTGCTCGGTGACGTTGGGTGCCTGGTCGGTGGCATTCTTCAAATATTGGCCGGTTTTGTGGTGCTAGCGATAGAAGCACCATGTTGCTTCATATTTATAGACTTTGTGCAACAGACGGCGGAGAAGGCAGACCAGCGACCGTACTGGAACCGGGCGGCCCTGTACTGCAT AATTGCTATTCCGCCGGTAATTTTGTGCCTGGGATTGGGAAGCCTGTTCGGATGTGGGCTCATATTTGTTACCGGCATGCTGTACGGTATGATGGCACTCGGcaaaaa AGCGTCGTTAGAGGACATGCGAGCAGCGGCAACAACATCGGCGGCAGCCAGCTCGTCCGCTGAGCAGGGCAACGGTATGTCGTCGGTCGATGTCgttggtggcggtggcagtAGCACGACGACCAAGCAGAACTCCACGCTAGTGTATAATGTTCAACCGATCTCTTACAGCGCACCGCCCCCGTACGATAGTGTAGCTTAG